In Gopherus evgoodei ecotype Sinaloan lineage unplaced genomic scaffold, rGopEvg1_v1.p scaffold_71_arrow_ctg1, whole genome shotgun sequence, one genomic interval encodes:
- the ZG16 gene encoding zymogen granule membrane protein 16, producing MLRFILLLALCLGVAGNVIQLSRSSFSGEYGGGGGKRFSHSLNQLDGPITAFRIRVNWLFIVGLQVRYGSKWSDYVGGSLGDLEEIVLHPGESIVQVSGKYKLYLRRLVFTTDKGRSFSFGKDTGTSFNAAPLHPRTVLRYLSGRAGGLVDALGFHWDTYPVHCLRCSLAGPGLGS from the exons ATGCTTCgcttcatcctcctcctcgccCTTTGCCTGGGGGTCGCTGGCAATGTCA TCCAACTCAGCCGCTCGTCCTTTTCTGGGGAGTACGGAGGGGGCGGAGGAAAGAGATTTTCTCACTCTTTGAACCAGCTGGATGGGCCCATCACTGCCTTTCGGATCCGCGTGAACTGGCTGTTCATCGTAGG gctgcaggtGCGGTACGGGTCAAAGTGGAGCGACTACGTCGGTGGCTCCTTGGGGGACCTGGAGGAGATTGTCCTGCACCCCGGCGAGTCCATCGTGCAGGTGTCGGGGAAGTACAAGCTCTACCTGCGCCGGCTGGTCTTCACCACGGACAAGGGCCGCAGCTTCTCCTTCGGCAAGGACACGGGCACCAGCTTCAACGCGGCCCCCCTGCACCCCCGCACCGTCCTGCGCTATCTGAGCGGCCGCGCCGGGGGCCTTGTCGACGCCCTCGGCTTCCACTGGGACACCTACCCCGTGCACTGCCTGCGCTGCAGCCTGGCGGGGCCTGGCCTGGGCTCATAG